From Pseudomonas sp. FP2335, the proteins below share one genomic window:
- a CDS encoding PIG-L deacetylase family protein, with amino-acid sequence MKPASLSDGRRGPAQIWNSAPQLAQIPVINPTSLVPRDTRVVVVAPHPGDEVLACGGLLQLLSTLDHPLQLISVTDGSASHPGSSVWPASRLSVVRPQESVEALRRLGMPLHSLKWIRGGFCDNALAAREQPLGQFIARYLQPGDVVFTTWRNDGNDDHDAVGRATAHACNLVGARLYELPIWAWHWPTREASVIPWQRARKVRLDTWSVARKLHAAHAYASQLVGDPEIGLAPMLAQVLLERMRDPYEIVFV; translated from the coding sequence ATGAAGCCTGCCTCCTTAAGCGACGGCCGCCGCGGCCCGGCGCAAATCTGGAACAGCGCCCCGCAACTGGCGCAAATCCCCGTAATCAATCCGACTTCGCTGGTACCACGGGACACCCGCGTGGTGGTGGTCGCCCCGCATCCGGGCGATGAAGTGCTGGCTTGCGGCGGTCTGCTGCAACTGCTGAGCACCCTGGATCATCCGCTGCAACTGATCTCTGTGACCGACGGCAGCGCCAGCCACCCCGGCTCCAGCGTGTGGCCGGCAAGCCGCCTGAGCGTGGTGCGGCCCCAGGAAAGCGTCGAGGCGCTGCGCCGCCTGGGCATGCCATTGCATAGCCTGAAGTGGATTCGCGGCGGCTTTTGCGACAACGCCCTGGCCGCCCGCGAGCAACCGTTGGGCCAGTTCATTGCCCGCTACCTGCAGCCGGGGGATGTGGTCTTCACCACTTGGCGCAACGACGGCAACGACGACCATGATGCAGTCGGTCGCGCCACCGCCCATGCATGCAACCTGGTGGGGGCGCGCCTGTACGAGCTACCGATCTGGGCGTGGCACTGGCCAACGCGGGAGGCGTCTGTGATCCCCTGGCAACGGGCGCGCAAGGTACGCCTGGATACCTGGAGCGTGGCGCGCAAGCTGCACGCTGCCCACGCCTACGCCAGCCAGTTGGTGGGCGACCCCGAGATTGGCTTGGCGCCCATGCTTGCGCAAGTGTTGCTGGAACGCATGCGCGACCCGTATGAGATCGTGTTTGTCTAG
- a CDS encoding autotransporter outer membrane beta-barrel domain-containing protein → MRIRTCPPLYFGLATSAILAAWPLLSQGACVVSGSPATGQVFTCTSGTDPGINAATGDNQVLFPSGNSVINGNVTLGPGNDLVQLDAPDTQINGAVNMGDGANIFRLNKGTITGAVNQGSGTDVAQVSGGQAGAINQGAGVDDFSMSGGTIDSLAQGDGHDKFSMSGGTITRAFEDGDDAKMTGGTIGRVDMKLDKNLFDMSGGTIINNLVTGFDDDTILISGTAYIGGNVSTSGGVDTITVTGGTINGQILASTGNDRFSWIGGGKINGFILLGPDNDTALLQNLNEPLVSSTSLIDGGTGTDTLTFDNTQATTPGRYTNWEQVTLDNNATFTLRGTFVLGDAGTGTGAMTLNGSSRLLVNTGAISAFDSNQLATLTNRGMIDMTTGSTTATDVLTVNGNYIGTGGTLALQTVLGPDNSASDKLVVSKGTIQGSSKIDITNLGGAGAGSLQDGIQVVQATNGATSSAGAFSLAHSVSAGAFNYYLFKGGVTDGTAENYYLRSTVPVIPPPDPVIVTPLPEPVPGTPPLPPNPVITPIPIYRSEVSIYAALFPAAQQIVQGMLGTYHERMGDQNQQQTDLPHTGWGRVYGSSSRQSFAGTVNPTLDSSTTGFNVGTDLFTLATDDGKVHHAGFFVGHSRLKGDIKGFNDGWQDKDAGSTTLRSDSLGVYWTLIGANRAYLDLVLMGSRLDGHNESDRGVKMKTRGHNVSASAEVGWSFPVVANWVVEPQAQLIIGKTKLDSQNDGISDVAYKADTTVTSRLGARLRGDYQVSGMPLQPYARANIWHTRGGKNTVTFADVTDIDTEQKSTTMGVSLGADLTVAPGISLYSEVGFNRNLDSNAFNGRQGTLGLRMAF, encoded by the coding sequence ATGCGTATACGCACTTGCCCCCCGCTGTACTTCGGCCTCGCCACGTCGGCGATCCTCGCGGCGTGGCCGCTGCTGTCCCAAGGCGCCTGTGTCGTCAGCGGCAGCCCTGCCACCGGCCAGGTGTTTACCTGTACCAGTGGCACCGACCCCGGCATCAACGCAGCGACCGGCGACAACCAAGTGTTGTTCCCCAGTGGCAACAGCGTGATCAATGGCAATGTGACCCTGGGCCCAGGCAACGATCTGGTGCAACTGGACGCACCGGACACGCAGATCAACGGCGCGGTGAACATGGGGGATGGCGCGAATATCTTTCGCTTGAACAAGGGCACGATCACCGGGGCTGTGAACCAGGGCTCGGGGACCGATGTTGCGCAGGTCAGCGGTGGCCAGGCAGGCGCGATCAACCAGGGGGCCGGCGTTGACGATTTCTCCATGAGTGGCGGCACGATTGACTCATTGGCCCAGGGCGACGGGCACGACAAGTTTTCCATGAGTGGCGGCACGATTACCCGTGCGTTCGAGGACGGTGATGATGCCAAGATGACCGGCGGCACGATCGGTCGGGTGGACATGAAGCTCGACAAGAACCTGTTCGACATGAGTGGCGGGACCATCATCAACAACCTGGTGACCGGCTTTGATGACGACACCATTTTGATCTCGGGCACCGCCTACATCGGCGGCAATGTCAGCACCAGCGGTGGCGTGGACACGATCACCGTCACTGGCGGCACCATCAACGGGCAAATCCTCGCCAGTACCGGCAACGATCGTTTCAGTTGGATCGGTGGCGGCAAAATCAACGGCTTCATTCTGCTCGGCCCCGACAACGATACGGCGCTGCTACAGAACTTGAATGAACCCCTTGTGTCTTCTACCTCACTGATTGACGGCGGTACGGGCACCGACACGCTGACATTCGACAACACCCAGGCCACCACTCCCGGACGCTATACCAACTGGGAACAGGTGACGCTGGACAACAACGCCACCTTCACCCTTAGAGGCACCTTTGTACTGGGCGATGCCGGTACGGGAACCGGCGCCATGACGCTCAACGGCAGCAGCAGACTGCTGGTCAACACCGGTGCCATCAGCGCATTTGACAGCAACCAGTTGGCAACCCTGACTAACCGCGGAATGATCGACATGACCACCGGCAGTACCACTGCCACGGACGTCCTGACCGTCAACGGCAATTACATCGGGACCGGCGGCACGCTCGCCCTGCAGACCGTATTGGGGCCGGATAACTCAGCCAGCGACAAGCTGGTGGTCAGCAAAGGCACGATCCAGGGCTCCAGCAAGATCGACATCACCAACCTCGGCGGCGCGGGCGCAGGCTCGTTGCAAGACGGGATACAGGTAGTGCAAGCCACCAACGGTGCGACCAGTAGCGCCGGTGCCTTTAGCCTGGCCCATTCCGTTTCCGCAGGGGCATTTAACTACTATCTGTTCAAGGGTGGCGTCACCGACGGCACCGCAGAAAACTACTACCTGCGCTCCACGGTACCGGTTATCCCACCACCGGACCCGGTGATCGTCACGCCGCTCCCGGAACCGGTGCCAGGTACACCGCCGCTGCCGCCCAACCCGGTCATCACCCCGATTCCAATCTACCGCTCCGAAGTATCGATCTACGCCGCACTGTTTCCGGCCGCCCAGCAAATTGTCCAGGGCATGCTTGGCACTTACCACGAACGCATGGGTGACCAGAACCAGCAACAGACCGACCTACCTCACACGGGATGGGGCCGGGTCTACGGCAGCAGCAGCCGGCAAAGCTTCGCCGGCACGGTAAACCCCACGTTGGACAGCTCCACAACCGGGTTTAATGTGGGCACCGACCTCTTTACCCTCGCCACCGACGACGGCAAGGTGCACCACGCCGGGTTCTTCGTCGGCCATAGCCGTTTGAAGGGCGACATCAAGGGTTTCAACGACGGCTGGCAGGACAAGGACGCCGGCAGCACCACCCTGCGCAGCGACAGCCTCGGTGTGTATTGGACACTGATCGGCGCCAACCGGGCTTATCTGGACCTGGTGTTGATGGGCTCGCGCCTCGACGGCCACAACGAGTCGGACCGTGGCGTGAAGATGAAAACCCGTGGGCATAACGTGTCTGCTTCGGCGGAAGTGGGTTGGTCTTTCCCGGTGGTAGCCAACTGGGTCGTCGAACCCCAGGCCCAACTAATCATCGGCAAGACCAAACTGGACAGCCAAAACGACGGTATCTCCGACGTTGCGTATAAAGCCGACACCACCGTCACCAGCCGCCTCGGCGCACGTCTGCGCGGTGATTACCAGGTCAGTGGCATGCCATTGCAACCCTATGCCCGTGCCAACATCTGGCACACCCGTGGAGGTAAAAACACGGTGACCTTTGCCGATGTCACCGACATCGATACCGAACAGAAATCCACTACGATGGGCGTCAGCCTCGGCGCCGACCTCACGGTGGCGCCGGGCATCAGCCTGTACAGCGAAGTGGGCTTCAACCGCAACCTGGACAGCAATGCCTTCAACGGTCGGCAAGGTACGCTGGGACTGAGAATGGCGTTCTGA
- the glgX gene encoding glycogen debranching protein GlgX, which yields MSKPDNTPSTPKNEPSRIREGLPFPLGATWDGLGVNFALFSANATKVELCLFDDSGEVELERIELPEYTDETFHGYLPDAHPGLIYGYRVYGPYDPANGHRFNHHKLLIDPYAKQLVGALKWSEALFGYTIGHPDDDLSFDERDSAPFVPKCKVIDPAHTWGNDQPVRVPWDRTIIYETHLRGISMRHPSVGESVRGTCAGLMEDDVLKHIRQLGVSSVELLPVHAFVNDQHLLQKGMTNYWGYNSIAFFAPDPRYLASGKIAEFKEMVAHLHEQKLEVILDVVYNHTAEGNERGPTLSMRGIDNASYYRLMPDDKRFYINDSGTGNTLDLSHPCVLQMVTDSLRYWANEMHVDGFRFDLATILGRYREGFDERHSFLVACRQDPVLRQLKLIAEPWDCGPGGYQVGNFPPGWVEWNDRFRDTVRAFWKGDDGQLADFAARMTASGEMFNHRGRRPYASVNFITAHDGFTLHDLVSYNDKHNEANDENNQDGSNNNLSWNHGVEGPTDDPEINELRLRQMRNFFATLLLAQGTPMIVAGDEFARTQHGNNNAYCQDSEIGWVNWDLDEDGKALLKFVKRLIKLRLAYPILRRGRFLVGDYNEDIGVKDVTWLAPDGNEMSTEQWQDSHGRCLGMLMDGRAQETGIRRPGADATLLLVVNAHHDMVNFRLPPVPEGGFWTCMVDTNQTAVRGQERFEFDHEYAATGRSLLLFELQYEEEV from the coding sequence ATGAGCAAACCCGACAACACCCCATCGACGCCTAAAAACGAGCCGTCGCGGATTCGTGAAGGTTTGCCCTTCCCCCTCGGCGCTACCTGGGACGGTCTGGGCGTCAACTTTGCGCTGTTCTCGGCCAACGCGACCAAGGTCGAGCTGTGCCTGTTCGACGACAGCGGCGAGGTGGAGCTGGAGCGCATCGAGCTGCCCGAATACACCGATGAAACCTTCCACGGCTACCTGCCTGACGCCCACCCGGGGCTTATCTACGGCTACCGCGTGTACGGCCCGTATGACCCGGCCAACGGTCACCGTTTCAACCATCACAAATTGCTGATCGACCCTTATGCCAAGCAATTGGTCGGGGCGCTCAAATGGTCCGAGGCGCTGTTCGGCTACACCATCGGCCACCCGGACGACGACCTCAGTTTCGACGAACGCGACAGCGCGCCCTTCGTGCCCAAGTGCAAGGTCATCGACCCGGCGCACACCTGGGGCAACGACCAGCCGGTGCGGGTGCCGTGGGACCGCACGATCATCTACGAAACCCACCTGCGCGGCATCAGCATGCGCCACCCCAGCGTCGGCGAATCCGTGCGTGGCACCTGCGCGGGGTTGATGGAAGATGATGTGCTCAAGCACATCCGCCAGCTCGGCGTGTCCTCCGTCGAACTGCTGCCAGTGCACGCGTTCGTCAACGACCAGCACCTGCTGCAAAAAGGCATGACCAACTATTGGGGCTACAACAGCATCGCGTTTTTTGCCCCCGACCCGCGTTACCTGGCCAGCGGCAAGATCGCCGAGTTCAAGGAAATGGTCGCGCACCTGCACGAGCAGAAGCTCGAAGTGATCCTCGACGTGGTCTACAACCACACCGCCGAGGGCAACGAGCGCGGCCCGACCCTGTCCATGCGCGGTATCGACAACGCCTCGTACTACCGCCTGATGCCGGATGACAAGCGCTTCTATATCAACGACTCCGGCACCGGCAACACCCTCGACCTGAGCCACCCGTGCGTGCTGCAAATGGTCACCGACTCGCTGCGCTACTGGGCCAACGAGATGCACGTCGACGGCTTCCGCTTCGACCTGGCGACGATCCTTGGGCGCTACCGCGAGGGGTTCGACGAGCGCCACAGTTTCCTCGTCGCCTGCCGCCAGGACCCGGTGTTGCGCCAGCTCAAACTTATCGCCGAACCCTGGGATTGCGGCCCCGGCGGTTATCAAGTCGGCAACTTCCCGCCGGGCTGGGTGGAATGGAACGACCGTTTCCGCGACACCGTGCGCGCCTTCTGGAAAGGCGATGACGGCCAACTCGCCGACTTCGCCGCACGCATGACCGCCTCCGGCGAGATGTTCAACCATCGTGGCCGCCGGCCCTATGCCTCGGTGAACTTCATCACCGCCCACGACGGTTTCACCCTGCACGACCTGGTGTCGTACAACGACAAACACAACGAGGCCAACGACGAGAACAATCAGGACGGCAGTAACAACAACCTGTCCTGGAACCACGGCGTCGAAGGCCCCACCGACGACCCGGAAATCAACGAGCTGCGCCTGCGCCAGATGCGCAACTTCTTCGCCACGCTGCTGCTGGCCCAGGGCACGCCGATGATCGTCGCGGGTGACGAGTTCGCGCGTACGCAACATGGCAACAACAACGCTTATTGCCAGGACAGCGAAATCGGCTGGGTCAACTGGGACCTGGACGAAGACGGCAAGGCCCTGCTCAAGTTCGTCAAACGCCTGATCAAGCTGCGCCTGGCGTACCCGATCCTGCGCCGTGGGCGTTTCCTGGTGGGCGACTACAACGAAGACATCGGCGTCAAGGACGTCACCTGGCTCGCGCCGGATGGCAATGAGATGTCCACCGAGCAGTGGCAGGACAGCCATGGCCGCTGCCTGGGCATGCTGATGGACGGCCGTGCCCAGGAAACCGGCATTCGTCGGCCAGGTGCCGATGCCACCTTGCTGCTGGTGGTGAATGCGCACCACGACATGGTCAACTTCCGCCTGCCGCCGGTGCCTGAAGGCGGCTTCTGGACGTGCATGGTCGACACCAACCAGACCGCCGTGCGCGGCCAGGAACGCTTCGAGTTCGATCACGAGTACGCGGCCACTGGGCGTTCGCTGCTGTTGTTTGAGCTGCAATACGAAGAGGAGGTGTGA